The genomic region ATCTGGAGAATGGGTTTTGACTCTTGATTGTGATGTGGTTTTGGAAGATGACTTTATTTTAAAAGTATCTCAGTTGATAGATGATCTGCCGTCTGATCGTATTGGAATAATCCAGCCAAAAATATTGCAAGCTGACAAAAAAACTATTGATTCCTGTGGAATCCATCTTTCCTGGTTGAGGAGATTCTATGATCTTGGGAAGGGGAAAACTGACTCCGGCCAATTCAATGAATCTATCTATGTTTTCGGCGCCTGCTCAGCCTGCGCTCTTTATCGGCGGACGATGCTTGAGGATTTAAAAGAAAGTGGAGAATACTTTGATCAAAAGTTCTTTTTTTTAGTGGAAGATGTGGACTTGGCCTGGCGAGCAAATAATAGGCAGTGGCAATCATTCTTTTTTCCTTTTATTTCTTGTTGTCATATCGGAAAAAGTTCAGGTTTTCCTAAGAAATTCCGGCAGTATCTTTGTTTTCGCAATCGCTACTACACAATAGCTAAAAACGAGGGGTTGGGTAGGTATGCCGGAAAAATTTTACCTGTGATTATATATGATTTTCCTAGGTTGGTTTATTTGGCTTTAACTAATAAATATTTCTGGACTAGAAAATTGTGAAAACCGAAAACGGAATTACAAACCGGCGTGATTTTTGGATAAAGATTTCTCTGTTCTTTTTTGCTCTTTTTCTGCTTAGGGTATATGGTCTTAGCCGGCATGAGTTTTGGTATGATGAAATATACTCGGTTGATTTTGCCCGTTCTCCCTTGCTCAGTTGGAACGCCCCTCTTTATTGGATTATTATTCATTTTTGGTCAAAGTTATTTGGTTTGTCTGAATTCAGCCTGCGTTTTCCTTCTGCTATTTTTAGTC from Candidatus Omnitrophota bacterium harbors:
- a CDS encoding glycosyltransferase family 2 protein gives rise to the protein MSKPLLSVIIPAFNAEIYIEKCLQPLIKNLSDGLEVIVVDNGSVDKTAAIVTEGYPQVTLLKNQENLGACRARNQAIEVSSGEWVLTLDCDVVLEDDFILKVSQLIDDLPSDRIGIIQPKILQADKKTIDSCGIHLSWLRRFYDLGKGKTDSGQFNESIYVFGACSACALYRRTMLEDLKESGEYFDQKFFFLVEDVDLAWRANNRQWQSFFFPFISCCHIGKSSGFPKKFRQYLCFRNRYYTIAKNEGLGRYAGKILPVIIYDFPRLVYLALTNKYFWTRKL